The Streptomyces fungicidicus nucleotide sequence CCACGCCCCGGGCGCGGATCTCCGCAAGGGTCTCGCGCAGGGCGGCCGGGTCGGTGATGCTGTTGGGGGTCATCGCGATCAGCTCGGCGTCGTCGGGCAGGCGCGCGGTGAGTTCGTGCTCGGGGAGGGAGGCCAGCAGCATCTTGCCGACGGAGGTGCAGTGGGCGGGGAGCCTGCGGCCCGCCGCCGACACCATGCGCACGGCGTGCGTGGAGTCCACCTTGGCGATGTAGATGACGTCGGTGTCCTCCAGGATCGCCACGTGCACCGTCTCGTCGCAGGTCTCGGCGACCGAGCGGGCGACCTGCTGGCCCTCGGCGGCGAGGTCGAGGTGCTCGGCGTAGCGGGCGCCGAGCTGGTACGGGCGTACGCCGAGCCGGTAGCGTCCGGGCTGGCCGGCCACCGGGACGATGTACTTCCGGGCGGCGAGGGTGGTCACCAGCTCGTGGACGGTGGTGCGCGGCAGCTGGAGGCGGCGCACGATGTCCGGGGCGGAGAGCGTCCCGTCCCCGTCGAGGAAGAGCTCGAGAATGTCGAGAGCCCGGGTCACGGCTGGTACGAGGCGTCCCACGACCGGCCCCCTCCCTATGTGTCTCAGGCGCCTGCGGCTCTCGTTCGAGATTTCAACAGGCGATCGGAATGGCGAACACACAGGCTAGCCATACGTGCCCACCCGGGCAATGGCCCGGGCCCCCGGAGCCGGACGCCCGCCGGTCGGCCACCGCCCCGGGAAGTCCCCGGTGCGCGACGATGGATCCCGTGCCCACCGGACGACGCCCCACCGCCCCGTTCACCCCGCTCGACTTCCAGCTGGTGCTGCTGCGCCGCATGGCCGACCACAATCCCGGCCCCGTGGAGGACGCCCGGCACCGGCTGGGCGTCTCCCTCGCAGACATGCGCGAGGCCAACAGGCGCTGGCAGGCGATGGTCCGCTCGCCCCGCCCCCGCCCGGCCCTGTCGCGCTACCGTTCCGTGCTCGGCGAGCCGGAGTCCCGGACCCCGCGCAGGATCGGCGACCTCGACTGCGAGGCCTGGCAGTGGCCGCTCCCGCTCTGGCCCGGTCTGCGCTTCGAGGTGCTGACTCCGGCGTCCGGCGGCGCGGTGTGGAACGAGTGGCTGGTCCGCGCGCCGGGCGCGCCCGCGCCCGGGCTGCGCACGGTGGAGGACCTCACGCCCTGGTCCTGCACGGTCGACGAGGCCGCCCGCGCCTTCGCGCCCGCCCGGCCGCTGGAGGGCACGGCCCCGACGCGCTGGGGTCTGGCCTTCACCGCCCCCGACGCGGCGGGCGTACCGCAGGAGGTGGTCGCCGAGTTCACGTGGGGGCTGCTGCAGCGCACGGCGGTCAGCGAGCGGCGGCGGCCCTGAGGATCTCGTCCACGACCCTCGGCACCGACCCCGGGTGCAGCCACAGGAACAGGTTCGGCTCCACCAGTTCCAGCTCCATCACCCGCGGCATGCCGTCCTCGCCGTCCACGAGGTCGACCCGCGCGTACAGCAGATCGGGCACCCCCGGCACGGCGGCCAGCGCCTTCCCGGCGACGGCGGTCTCCTCGGGCGTCGGGGTCCAGTCGGACAGTCCCGGATGGGCGACCTTGCGCCGGTCGTAGGGCGTGCCGGGGGCGAGCACGGCCCCCTTGCGACTGGCGTGCAGCAGGGTGCCCCCGAAGTACTGCAGCGCCCGCTCGCCCGCGGTGTCGATGCCTCGCACATAGGGCTGCACCATCGCGGTGAGCCCGTCGGCGTGCATGCGCCGCAGGTGCCGTACGGCGGTGTCGTGCTCGTCGGGGGTGTAGCGGGCGGCGAACCGGGCGCCCGCGCCGGACGCCGGCTTCACCACGTACTCGTGCGCGTCGGGGAGGTCGAGCGGATCGCCCGCCGCGATGTACCGGGTCTCCACCACCGGCACCCCGGCACCGGCGAGGTCCGCCAGGTACCGCTTGTCGGTGTTCCACCGCACCACGTCCGCCGGGTTGGCCAGCCGGGTGAGCGCGCCGCACCGCTCGGCCCACGCGGTGAACTCCGCCGCCCGCCAGCTGTAGTCCCAGGTGGACCGGATCACGGCGAGGTCGAAACCGGACCAGTCCACGTCGCCGTCGTCCCACACCTCGGCGGACGCCTCGGCCCCGGCCTCCCGGAGTGCGCGCACCAGCCCCGGCAGATCCCGGTCCTCGGCGGTCTCGGGGCCGGGCCGGCAGGTCACCAGCGCGATACGGGGCACGGCGGCTCCCTCCTCGTTCCTCGTGGTTCCTCGTGCGAACAGCTGATCGACGTGCAGGCTAACAACCGTCGCGGGAGCCGCGACAGGCCGCTTGACCTTCACCTTCGGGGAAGCCCCAGCATCGGTGGCGAACAAGGAACACGGCACGCGGAACGACGAGACGGACGGGGACCCATGGAGATGCTGACGATCGGCGCGTTCGCGCGTGCGTGCCGGCTGACCCCGAAGGCGCTGCGCCTGTACGACGAGCTGGACCTGCTGCGCCCCGCCCGGGTGGACCCCGACACGGGCTACCGCTACTACGCGGCGGACCAGCTGGAGCAGGCCCGGCTGGTGGCCTGGCTGCGACGGCTGGGCATGCCGCTCGCCGGGATCCGTCACATCCGCTCGCTGGACTCCGGCGCCGCCGCCGCGGAGATACGGGCGTACTGGGCCCGGGTCGAGGCGGAGACGGCGGTACGGCGGGAC carries:
- a CDS encoding IclR family transcriptional regulator yields the protein MGRLVPAVTRALDILELFLDGDGTLSAPDIVRRLQLPRTTVHELVTTLAARKYIVPVAGQPGRYRLGVRPYQLGARYAEHLDLAAEGQQVARSVAETCDETVHVAILEDTDVIYIAKVDSTHAVRMVSAAGRRLPAHCTSVGKMLLASLPEHELTARLPDDAELIAMTPNSITDPAALRETLAEIRARGVAVESRESNPDVSCVAAPVRDRTGQVVAALSISVPMIRWTDERVGELEQLAAKGAAELSERLGHRSVA
- a CDS encoding ATP-grasp domain-containing protein, encoding MPRIALVTCRPGPETAEDRDLPGLVRALREAGAEASAEVWDDGDVDWSGFDLAVIRSTWDYSWRAAEFTAWAERCGALTRLANPADVVRWNTDKRYLADLAGAGVPVVETRYIAAGDPLDLPDAHEYVVKPASGAGARFAARYTPDEHDTAVRHLRRMHADGLTAMVQPYVRGIDTAGERALQYFGGTLLHASRKGAVLAPGTPYDRRKVAHPGLSDWTPTPEETAVAGKALAAVPGVPDLLYARVDLVDGEDGMPRVMELELVEPNLFLWLHPGSVPRVVDEILRAAAAR